The Poseidonibacter antarcticus genome includes a region encoding these proteins:
- a CDS encoding class II SORL domain-containing protein: protein MPKINKYVDIDTVEREAKKDLIDRHSPFIHCEETAKAGEPFEVTVKMGNEYTHPDDFDHYIESITLFNGETKLAMATYVPGTLGNVKAHNTTTFTIIPTGKKLNLVAHGYCTKHGIWESTPVVVTVAE, encoded by the coding sequence ATGCCAAAAATTAATAAATATGTAGACATTGATACTGTTGAAAGAGAAGCAAAGAAAGATTTAATTGATAGACATTCACCGTTTATTCACTGTGAAGAAACTGCAAAAGCAGGTGAGCCATTTGAAGTAACAGTTAAAATGGGTAATGAATATACTCATCCAGATGATTTCGATCACTATATTGAATCAATCACATTATTTAATGGTGAAACTAAATTAGCTATGGCTACTTACGTTCCAGGAACATTAGGAAATGTTAAAGCACATAATACTACTACTTTCACAATTATTCCAACAGGAAAAAAATTAAACTTAGTAGCTCACGGATACTGTACAAAACATGGTATTTGGGAATCAACTCCAGTAGTTGTAACTGTAGCTGAATAG
- the truD gene encoding tRNA pseudouridine(13) synthase TruD, translating into MSQLQRYLNHSNIDVLFKQNKDDFVVTEIPLYEFSGEGEHLILKIRKKDLATWDALEIIAKFVGCKSRDIGYAGLKDKNAMTVQSISIHKQYEEKLKTFNHPNIKILGTTYHNNKIKVGHLKGNSFFIRLKRVNVIDCRKIQSALESIVNFGMPNYFGFQRFGIDGDNYKKGKAIIDGELKEKRRNLKQMYINAYQSHLFNSWLSKRIEISKLVDAFEPKEIYEKLNLPLDVVKRMKKQKHPLKIMTGDLLSHYPFGKIFTIEDLETESEKFFQRDRVPTGLLSGKRVKNSVDLAYEIEKEFEAPTGEDGARRFAWVFPSDVESNYKEDKNWMELKFTLPKGCYATELIAEIIH; encoded by the coding sequence TTGAGCCAATTACAAAGATATTTAAACCATTCAAACATAGATGTTCTATTTAAACAAAACAAAGATGATTTTGTTGTTACAGAAATACCATTATACGAATTCTCAGGTGAGGGTGAACATCTAATTTTAAAAATTAGAAAAAAAGATTTAGCAACTTGGGATGCATTAGAAATTATTGCAAAATTTGTAGGTTGTAAAAGTAGAGATATAGGATATGCAGGACTAAAAGATAAAAATGCAATGACTGTTCAAAGTATTTCTATTCATAAGCAATATGAAGAAAAATTAAAAACATTTAATCATCCAAATATTAAAATTTTAGGTACAACTTATCATAATAATAAAATTAAAGTAGGGCATTTAAAAGGTAATAGCTTTTTTATTAGACTTAAAAGAGTAAATGTAATTGATTGTAGAAAAATACAAAGTGCTTTAGAATCTATTGTAAATTTTGGTATGCCTAATTATTTTGGATTCCAAAGATTTGGAATAGATGGTGATAATTACAAAAAAGGTAAAGCGATTATTGATGGGGAATTAAAAGAAAAAAGAAGAAACTTAAAACAAATGTATATCAATGCATATCAATCACATCTTTTTAATTCTTGGCTTTCAAAAAGAATTGAAATTTCAAAACTTGTAGATGCTTTTGAACCTAAAGAAATTTATGAAAAATTAAATTTACCACTTGATGTTGTAAAAAGAATGAAAAAACAAAAACATCCTTTAAAAATTATGACAGGTGATTTATTATCTCATTATCCTTTTGGAAAAATATTTACAATTGAAGATTTAGAAACAGAATCAGAAAAATTCTTTCAAAGAGATAGAGTTCCAACAGGATTATTATCAGGTAAAAGAGTAAAAAATTCAGTTGATTTAGCTTATGAAATTGAAAAAGAGTTTGAAGCACCAACGGGTGAAGATGGTGCAAGAAGATTTGCGTGGGTTTTTCCAAGTGATGTTGAAAGTAATTATAAAGAAGATAAAAATTGGATGGAATTAAAATTTACTTTACCAAAAGGTTGTTATGCAACTGAGTTAATTGCTGAAATAATTCATTAG
- a CDS encoding ArsR/SmtB family transcription factor: MNEEKLSNCLAQLGNITRLKIFKLLVKAGEKGLSVGKIQEQLDVPGSTLSHHLTKLLNADLIQQIRDGRTLHCIANFELLELLICDLKDQCCIGIE; the protein is encoded by the coding sequence ATGAATGAAGAGAAATTGTCAAATTGTTTAGCACAATTAGGAAATATTACAAGGTTAAAAATTTTTAAACTCTTAGTTAAAGCAGGAGAGAAGGGACTAAGTGTAGGTAAAATTCAAGAACAATTAGATGTTCCTGGTTCTACGCTTTCTCATCATCTCACAAAATTATTAAATGCAGACTTAATACAACAAATAAGAGATGGAAGAACTTTACATTGTATCGCAAACTTTGAATTACTCGAATTACTTATTTGTGATTTGAAAGATCAGTGCTGCATTGGAATTGAATAA
- the ruvA gene encoding Holliday junction branch migration protein RuvA has translation MIVGLIGKIIKKEPTLLNVNVNGIIYEIFVSLNCSSKIINDDVTLEITHIIREDSQTLYGFLDSSEKKLFDTVIKINGVGPKVALAICSTFTPASFAQIVNENDVSMLKRVPGIGPKGASRILVELSGIVIDLNADDDEGSNNKAVLEASLALESLGFKKDILSKILKTCTSTSTSDLVKEALKKLQK, from the coding sequence ATGATAGTAGGCCTTATAGGTAAAATAATAAAGAAAGAACCGACATTATTAAATGTTAATGTTAATGGAATAATTTATGAAATATTTGTTTCTTTAAATTGTAGTTCAAAAATTATTAATGATGATGTAACTTTAGAAATAACTCATATTATTAGAGAAGATTCTCAAACTTTATATGGTTTTTTAGATTCAAGTGAAAAAAAGCTTTTTGATACAGTTATTAAAATAAATGGTGTTGGACCAAAAGTTGCACTTGCAATTTGTTCAACATTTACTCCTGCGTCTTTTGCACAAATAGTAAATGAAAATGATGTATCAATGTTAAAAAGAGTTCCGGGTATTGGACCAAAAGGTGCAAGCCGTATTTTAGTAGAACTTTCAGGAATTGTAATTGATCTAAATGCAGATGATGATGAAGGAAGTAATAATAAAGCCGTATTAGAAGCTTCATTAGCCTTAGAATCATTAGGATTTAAAAAAGATATTTTATCAAAAATATTAAAAACTTGTACATCAACGAGTACAAGTGACTTAGTAAAAGAAGCATTAAAAAAATTACAAAAATAG
- the rpsU gene encoding 30S ribosomal protein S21: MPGIKVKEHESFDEAYRKFKKQCDRNLIVTETRARRFFEPNTEIKKKQKINAKKKMLKKLHMLRKYESRL; encoded by the coding sequence ATGCCAGGTATTAAAGTAAAAGAACATGAGTCTTTTGATGAAGCATATAGAAAGTTTAAGAAACAATGTGATAGAAATCTTATTGTTACTGAAACTAGAGCTAGACGATTTTTTGAACCAAACACAGAAATTAAGAAAAAACAAAAAATTAATGCTAAGAAGAAGATGCTTAAAAAATTACACATGCTTAGAAAATACGAATCTAGATTATAA
- a CDS encoding MOSC domain-containing protein → MSGKIINLFISPNTKSTMQEVNQMILEKEKGIFGDRYYNQEGTFSNKGKTEPDRDVTLIEIEKINEFNDNFNQDITAEDFRRNIVVSNCDLNSLVDKEFQIGNVVLKGIRLCEPCKYLAEKLDNDKVLTEMIHKSGLRAQIIKGGSIEMTSQLEV, encoded by the coding sequence ATGTCAGGTAAAATAATAAATCTTTTTATATCACCAAATACAAAAAGTACAATGCAAGAAGTAAATCAAATGATTCTTGAAAAAGAAAAAGGAATTTTTGGAGATAGGTACTATAATCAAGAGGGTACATTTTCAAACAAGGGTAAAACTGAACCTGATAGAGATGTAACGTTAATTGAGATAGAAAAGATAAATGAATTTAATGATAATTTCAATCAAGATATAACAGCAGAAGATTTTAGAAGAAATATTGTTGTATCAAACTGTGATTTAAATTCTTTAGTAGATAAAGAGTTCCAAATAGGAAATGTAGTTTTAAAAGGAATAAGACTGTGTGAACCTTGTAAGTATCTTGCAGAGAAATTAGATAATGATAAAGTATTAACTGAAATGATTCATAAATCAGGATTAAGAGCTCAAATTATAAAAGGTGGAAGTATTGAAATGACTTCACAATTAGAAGTTTAA
- the msrA gene encoding peptide-methionine (S)-S-oxide reductase MsrA produces MENYKKAYIAGGCFWGMEDLFRNRKGIIDTEVGYQGGENDNPTYENHPGHAEGIELTYDPALTSFKEILDYFFRIHNPTTIDRQGNDRGSSYRSTIFIQNEEEQEIAKEIIKIVNESGKWEAPIVTTLEPFDTFWPAESYHQDYLVKNPGGYTCHFERFGSFI; encoded by the coding sequence ATGGAAAATTATAAAAAAGCATATATTGCAGGCGGATGTTTTTGGGGTATGGAAGATTTGTTTAGAAATAGAAAAGGCATTATTGACACTGAAGTTGGTTATCAAGGTGGCGAAAATGATAACCCCACATATGAAAATCATCCTGGTCATGCAGAAGGTATTGAACTTACTTATGATCCTGCGTTAACATCTTTTAAAGAAATCCTTGACTATTTTTTTAGAATACACAACCCGACAACAATAGATAGACAAGGTAATGATAGAGGGTCAAGTTATCGTTCAACTATATTCATACAAAATGAAGAAGAACAAGAAATAGCTAAAGAGATTATAAAAATTGTAAATGAATCAGGTAAGTGGGAAGCACCAATTGTTACAACATTAGAACCTTTTGATACGTTTTGGCCTGCTGAATCATATCATCAAGATTATTTAGTAAAAAATCCTGGTGGATATACGTGTCATTTTGAAAGATTTGGGTCATTTATTTAA
- a CDS encoding methyl-accepting chemotaxis protein, which yields MFDLITKKISNKIIFALFFFMTISSVSIIFLTTSKVSEDSIIKTKENLAMLNAAMFQSLRNAMNTGDRAQIKKAEEDAKKIQGVKSLVVAKSKALMDIYPSESIFTKDIEVIKAFNSKKSALLETKNSQEHNLRMIKPMIATSECLMCHNNQKVGDVIGVMDLTFSLDEADSQISELVLYISVISALLGLITVTVILFIIKRATKPIEKLKEGFENLLESNDPSINLKVESKDEIGEVSELFNAYMNKVRSGLKKDELVIEEASDILEKASNGFFVYQVNQNASNQHVEDLKNKLNQMIKSTKTTLDKINDTLRKYSESKFDSQIDDDGIYGDLGSLTAGIKLVGNNTSEILAMIMNTGDSLNQNTAVLSSASNNLSISSNQQAASLEETAAALEEITANIRSNNQSSYKMSQLAQSVTNSAKSGHDLANKTAASMDEINIQVSSITDAIEVIDQIAFQTNILSLNAAVEAATAGEAGKGFAVVAAEVRNLANRSAEAAKEIKNIVEDATSKAQNGKDISAQMIEGYEELNENISNTISIIKEVTVASKEQERGIIQINDAVNTLDQATQKNAQVANEISDMASNISYMSNSLVTAAARASFINDSLDKVCDVDLVYDTAQIKVDLLNTKDEVYAQLGTYNTWKVKENTSLDIWAHNHINSGKKVNMEIMNTISHLNKQFHKNLQSLVDANANKENNQSLNQKAKEVELNSLEIFTNLNNVKRDACKK from the coding sequence ATGTTTGATTTAATAACAAAAAAGATTAGTAATAAAATTATTTTTGCTTTATTTTTTTTTATGACTATAAGCAGTGTTTCTATCATATTTTTAACAACTTCAAAAGTATCAGAAGATTCTATAATAAAAACAAAAGAGAATCTTGCCATGTTAAATGCAGCGATGTTTCAAAGTTTAAGAAATGCAATGAATACAGGAGATCGGGCACAAATTAAAAAAGCTGAAGAAGATGCAAAAAAAATACAAGGAGTAAAATCTCTAGTAGTTGCAAAAAGTAAAGCCTTAATGGATATATATCCTTCTGAATCAATTTTTACTAAAGACATAGAAGTTATAAAAGCATTTAATAGCAAAAAATCTGCCCTTTTAGAAACAAAAAATTCACAAGAACATAACTTGAGAATGATTAAACCTATGATTGCAACATCTGAGTGTCTTATGTGTCACAATAATCAAAAAGTAGGTGATGTAATTGGTGTAATGGATCTTACTTTTTCTCTAGATGAAGCAGATAGCCAAATTTCTGAATTAGTTTTATATATTTCAGTAATATCAGCATTATTAGGTTTAATTACAGTAACTGTAATATTATTTATTATTAAAAGAGCTACTAAACCAATTGAAAAATTAAAAGAAGGTTTTGAAAACTTACTAGAATCAAATGATCCTTCAATTAATTTAAAAGTAGAATCAAAAGATGAGATAGGAGAAGTATCTGAATTATTTAACGCGTATATGAATAAAGTAAGATCTGGACTTAAAAAAGATGAACTAGTAATTGAAGAAGCAAGTGATATTTTAGAAAAAGCTAGTAATGGATTCTTTGTATATCAAGTAAATCAAAATGCATCCAATCAACATGTTGAAGATTTAAAGAATAAATTAAATCAAATGATTAAAAGTACTAAAACTACGCTAGATAAGATAAATGATACACTTAGAAAGTATTCAGAATCTAAATTTGATTCTCAAATTGATGATGATGGAATATATGGCGATTTAGGCTCTTTAACTGCCGGTATTAAACTTGTAGGGAATAATACGTCTGAAATACTTGCAATGATTATGAATACAGGTGATTCTTTAAATCAAAATACAGCTGTATTATCAAGTGCATCAAATAATTTGTCTATTTCATCAAATCAACAAGCTGCATCATTAGAAGAAACAGCTGCTGCACTTGAAGAAATTACTGCAAACATTAGATCAAATAATCAATCCTCATACAAGATGTCACAATTAGCTCAAAGTGTTACAAATTCGGCAAAATCTGGTCATGACTTAGCAAATAAAACAGCGGCATCAATGGATGAAATAAACATACAAGTATCATCTATAACTGATGCAATTGAAGTAATTGATCAAATAGCCTTCCAAACAAATATTCTTTCATTAAATGCAGCAGTTGAGGCTGCAACTGCTGGTGAAGCTGGAAAAGGTTTTGCTGTTGTTGCAGCTGAAGTAAGAAACCTTGCAAATAGATCTGCTGAAGCGGCTAAAGAGATTAAAAATATAGTTGAAGATGCAACATCTAAAGCTCAAAATGGTAAAGACATATCAGCACAAATGATAGAAGGATATGAAGAATTAAATGAAAATATATCTAATACTATTTCAATTATTAAAGAAGTAACAGTAGCATCAAAAGAACAAGAAAGAGGTATTATTCAAATTAATGATGCTGTAAATACTTTAGACCAAGCTACTCAAAAAAATGCACAAGTTGCAAATGAAATTTCTGATATGGCAAGTAATATATCATATATGTCAAACTCTCTTGTAACAGCTGCAGCAAGAGCTTCATTTATAAATGATTCTTTAGATAAAGTTTGTGATGTAGATTTAGTTTATGATACAGCACAAATAAAAGTTGATCTATTAAATACTAAAGATGAAGTTTATGCACAACTTGGAACTTATAATACATGGAAAGTCAAAGAAAATACAAGTTTAGATATTTGGGCTCATAATCATATAAATTCTGGTAAAAAAGTTAATATGGAAATTATGAACACTATTAGTCATTTGAATAAACAATTTCATAAAAACTTACAATCATTAGTTGATGCAAATGCAAATAAAGAGAATAATCAAAGTTTAAATCAAAAAGCAAAGGAAGTAGAACTTAATTCGCTTGAAATATTTACTAATTTAAATAATGTTAAGAGAGATGCTTGTAAAAAGTAA
- a CDS encoding thiamine-phosphate kinase, with the protein MNKEEYFIKQFSSNKIIGDDGAVIKNTVYSMDAFFQNVHFKKEWMSLKQIAYKSMIVNISDAIAMNAKPKYALLSVAIPTTYNEKDLKQLANGFKKAAKEFGISIIGGDTISNEKLDISVTIVSKTKKPIYRSGVKRDDLLCYTGDLGSSKSDLEKLFANVKISKKSKFLKPKLNAKFFYEVSKYVNASMDISDGLFFELERLSKASKVGFEFFEEIKEEIGTSGEEYEMLFSFAKKDLEKIEKIAKKHKVKLNIFAKAIKGKYETKSKNHHF; encoded by the coding sequence ATGAATAAAGAAGAGTATTTTATAAAACAATTTTCAAGTAATAAAATTATAGGTGATGATGGAGCTGTAATAAAAAATACAGTCTATTCTATGGATGCATTTTTCCAAAATGTTCATTTCAAAAAAGAGTGGATGAGTTTAAAACAAATCGCATATAAATCAATGATAGTTAATATTTCAGATGCAATTGCTATGAATGCAAAACCAAAATATGCACTTTTAAGTGTTGCTATTCCTACTACATACAATGAAAAAGATTTAAAACAGTTAGCAAATGGATTTAAAAAAGCTGCAAAAGAGTTTGGAATTTCTATTATTGGTGGAGATACTATCTCAAATGAAAAATTAGATATTTCAGTTACAATAGTTTCAAAAACTAAAAAGCCAATTTATAGATCAGGCGTAAAAAGAGATGATTTATTATGTTATACAGGTGATTTAGGATCTTCTAAAAGTGATTTAGAAAAACTTTTCGCTAATGTAAAGATTTCTAAAAAATCAAAATTTTTAAAACCAAAACTAAACGCAAAGTTTTTCTATGAAGTATCAAAATATGTAAATGCTTCAATGGATATTTCAGATGGTCTGTTTTTTGAACTTGAACGCTTATCAAAAGCTTCAAAAGTTGGTTTTGAATTTTTTGAAGAAATAAAAGAAGAAATAGGAACATCAGGAGAAGAGTATGAAATGCTTTTTTCTTTTGCAAAAAAAGATTTAGAAAAAATTGAAAAAATAGCTAAAAAACATAAAGTAAAATTAAATATATTTGCCAAAGCAATAAAAGGTAAATATGAAACTAAAAGTAAAAATCACCACTTTTAA
- a CDS encoding PACE efflux transporter, with protein MSFKERLIHSILFEIMLITIFTFALKYITHQDTTKVFTLVISLSIIAVLWNFIFNLIFDKYVTGDREKRTFKVRSIHAILFEISLILPTLPLIASSLKIGLLEAFIMDIGFIIFVLVFTVVYNYIYDHARLSFISKV; from the coding sequence ATGAGTTTTAAAGAACGATTAATACATTCAATATTATTTGAAATAATGTTAATTACAATTTTTACATTTGCACTTAAATACATAACACATCAAGATACTACTAAAGTTTTTACTCTTGTTATTTCACTTAGTATTATTGCTGTTTTATGGAATTTTATATTTAATTTAATTTTTGATAAATATGTTACAGGCGATAGAGAAAAAAGAACTTTCAAGGTACGTTCTATTCATGCAATATTGTTTGAAATTAGTTTAATCTTACCTACACTTCCACTTATAGCATCTTCATTAAAAATAGGTTTACTAGAAGCTTTTATAATGGATATAGGTTTTATTATATTTGTTCTTGTTTTTACTGTTGTTTATAATTATATTTATGACCATGCAAGATTATCTTTTATATCTAAAGTATAA
- a CDS encoding permease produces the protein MSPELLDHLSQAGNFFVFNFIELAVLFLAVSFLVEFINLFINSKKVQKVLSSNKGGYLIASVFGSITPFCSCSTIPLTLGLLKARASFGPIMTFLFTSPLLNPIIIAVFWSAFGYEVTLIYGLIAFFVSILAGYTLEKFGFEKYIKKEIFAEDEVVTSCCDSTPKVQLTPVKLSSFTNIKPQFISQNACCDSASEKQEIKKESTWQKIGDKTIINKTWKQFLSFAPYIAIGIAIGAFVHGFVPEEWLTKYASSQNPFAVPISALIGVPLYIRAESMVGLAPALLDKGVSMGSILALTVAGAGASLPEMIMLKKIFKLPIMIFFIIAVFTMAIACGFLVNLYFA, from the coding sequence ATGAGTCCAGAGTTATTAGATCATTTATCACAAGCAGGCAATTTTTTTGTTTTTAACTTTATTGAACTTGCAGTTTTATTTTTAGCGGTAAGTTTTCTTGTAGAGTTTATAAATCTATTTATCAATTCCAAAAAAGTTCAAAAAGTATTATCATCAAATAAAGGTGGATATTTAATTGCATCTGTATTCGGTTCTATTACACCATTTTGTTCTTGTTCAACTATTCCATTGACATTAGGATTATTAAAAGCTAGAGCTTCATTTGGTCCAATTATGACTTTTCTATTTACATCACCATTATTAAATCCAATTATTATCGCAGTATTTTGGTCTGCATTTGGTTATGAAGTAACGTTAATTTATGGTTTAATCGCATTTTTTGTATCTATACTAGCAGGGTATACATTAGAAAAATTTGGTTTTGAAAAATACATTAAAAAAGAGATTTTTGCAGAAGATGAAGTTGTAACTTCTTGTTGTGATTCAACACCAAAAGTTCAATTAACACCAGTTAAACTATCAAGTTTTACAAATATAAAACCACAATTTATTTCACAAAATGCATGTTGTGATTCAGCTTCTGAAAAACAAGAAATTAAAAAAGAAAGTACATGGCAAAAAATTGGTGATAAAACAATAATAAATAAAACATGGAAACAATTCCTAAGTTTTGCTCCTTATATTGCAATCGGTATTGCTATTGGTGCTTTTGTACATGGTTTTGTGCCAGAAGAATGGTTAACAAAATATGCAAGCAGCCAAAATCCATTTGCAGTACCAATATCAGCATTAATTGGAGTTCCTTTATATATTAGGGCTGAATCTATGGTTGGTCTTGCTCCTGCTTTATTAGATAAAGGGGTAAGTATGGGTTCTATTTTAGCTTTAACTGTTGCAGGTGCGGGGGCAAGTTTACCTGAGATGATTATGTTAAAAAAAATTTTTAAACTACCAATTATGATATTTTTTATTATTGCTGTATTTACAATGGCAATTGCTTGTGGGTTTTTGGTCAACTTATATTTTGCATAG
- a CDS encoding PhzF family phenazine biosynthesis protein, with protein sequence MKLKIYQIDAFTNTIFKGNQAAVIILDKWLSEDKMQAIAIENNLSETAFAKKCDNTTYEIRWFSPITEIDFCGHATLATAFVLFQEDSSINEVIFLAKAVGSLKVKQLDDGYIEMIFPNRKPSKVKSIPLELKKGLSIEPIEVYINQQTYFVIYSNEEDVYNVQIKLDEIKKLGPLDVTVTSKSTKYDFISRYFWPANGGIEDPVTGSMHTGLAPLWAEILDKNDLLACQASKRGGILKCKVNKDHVIIQGQAVQYLEGYINI encoded by the coding sequence ATGAAATTAAAAATATATCAAATAGATGCATTTACAAATACTATATTCAAAGGAAACCAAGCAGCTGTAATTATTTTAGATAAGTGGTTATCAGAAGATAAAATGCAGGCTATTGCAATTGAAAACAACTTGTCTGAAACAGCTTTTGCAAAAAAATGTGATAACACTACCTATGAAATTAGATGGTTTTCACCAATAACTGAAATAGATTTCTGTGGACATGCTACATTAGCCACAGCTTTTGTTTTATTCCAAGAAGATAGTTCTATAAACGAAGTAATTTTCTTAGCTAAAGCTGTTGGAAGTTTAAAGGTGAAACAATTAGATGATGGTTATATTGAAATGATATTTCCAAATAGAAAGCCAAGTAAAGTTAAATCAATTCCTCTGGAATTAAAAAAAGGGCTTTCTATTGAGCCTATAGAGGTTTATATAAATCAACAAACTTATTTTGTAATCTACTCAAATGAAGAAGATGTATATAATGTTCAAATAAAATTAGATGAAATTAAAAAACTTGGACCATTAGATGTAACAGTTACATCTAAGTCAACGAAGTATGATTTTATTTCAAGATATTTTTGGCCTGCTAATGGTGGAATTGAAGATCCTGTTACTGGATCAATGCATACAGGTTTAGCTCCATTATGGGCAGAGATATTAGACAAAAACGATTTATTAGCTTGTCAAGCTTCTAAACGTGGGGGAATTCTAAAATGTAAAGTTAATAAGGATCATGTAATTATTCAAGGACAAGCTGTTCAATATCTAGAGGGATATATAAATATTTAA
- a CDS encoding D-alanine--D-alanine ligase: MKIAIVFGGVSFEHEISIVSSIAMKDVLSDELVYIFLDEHRDFYHIPNNEMKSKLFSSGEYKKCDKVTIRKNGFSKKTGFLGKEKAIDFDVVLNLSHGGDGEDGILSSVLDFFNIPFIAPRTEACVVSSNKFLTKGYASSVNVKTIDYKYYTKGDEVIVETFPVIVKPVRLGSSIGVAIVKSQEELDYSLDVAYEFDDAIIIEPFISGVKEYNLAGTKVNGEFSFSIIEEPQKAEFLDFDKKYLDFARTSTAVEVDLGEELNNKVKESFKRIYNNLFEGSIIRCDFFIVDNEVYLNEINSIPGSMANYLFSDFDTLFKKVASSLPRKKYIPVTYEYVNKIHAAKGK, encoded by the coding sequence ATGAAAATAGCAATAGTTTTTGGTGGGGTTAGTTTTGAACATGAAATTTCAATTGTAAGTTCGATTGCAATGAAAGATGTTTTAAGTGATGAGTTAGTTTATATATTTTTAGATGAACATAGAGACTTCTATCACATTCCCAACAATGAAATGAAATCAAAATTATTTAGCTCAGGTGAGTATAAAAAATGTGATAAAGTTACTATTAGAAAAAATGGTTTTTCTAAAAAAACTGGGTTTCTAGGAAAAGAAAAAGCTATTGATTTTGATGTTGTTTTAAATCTTTCTCATGGTGGAGATGGTGAAGATGGTATTTTATCTTCAGTATTAGACTTCTTCAATATTCCATTTATTGCTCCAAGAACAGAAGCTTGTGTAGTTAGTTCTAATAAATTTTTAACAAAAGGTTATGCATCATCTGTTAATGTTAAAACTATTGATTATAAATATTATACAAAAGGTGATGAGGTAATAGTTGAAACTTTCCCTGTGATTGTAAAGCCTGTTCGTCTTGGTTCTTCAATTGGTGTAGCAATTGTAAAAAGTCAAGAAGAGTTAGATTATTCTTTAGATGTTGCTTATGAATTTGATGATGCAATTATAATTGAGCCTTTTATTTCAGGAGTTAAAGAATATAACTTAGCAGGAACAAAAGTAAATGGTGAGTTTAGTTTTTCAATTATAGAAGAACCACAAAAAGCAGAGTTCTTAGATTTTGATAAAAAATATTTAGATTTTGCTAGAACTTCAACTGCAGTTGAAGTTGATTTAGGAGAAGAATTAAATAACAAAGTAAAAGAATCATTTAAAAGAATTTATAATAACTTATTTGAAGGTTCAATTATTAGATGTGATTTTTTTATTGTTGATAATGAAGTTTATTTAAATGAAATTAATTCAATTCCAGGTTCTATGGCAAATTACTTATTTTCTGATTTTGATACATTATTTAAAAAAGTAGCTTCTTCTTTACCTAGAAAAAAATACATTCCTGTTACTTATGAATATGTAAATAAAATTCATGCAGCAAAAGGGAAATAA